A part of Perca fluviatilis chromosome 15, GENO_Pfluv_1.0, whole genome shotgun sequence genomic DNA contains:
- the evplb gene encoding envoplakin encodes MSNPVKISKSQATDLAVVIARMQKSADQVEKNILATEELLAVDTERDGKKQPLIHQKENTDSLMQAEELLKNLFMDVDKAKRLKHPQALEIENDVKNLHDRWVKDCAIYRELYSQGLTLDPKQKIDWGPLLDEKLNQLKAAAYGPSLSDVEKQIAAHNILHQQIEAYKAQLEPSTTASQEQYAAIKEKYAKLYEASQQRRNHLASLYEYLHSCNKELVYLSGQQERILQRDWSDRMVDPSGVSMEYEKFKNSGLIAHESEVNKLQLEGTRLVEMKQPGSSTVKAHRDAVQSEWQAFLNLCLAQEKHLNNIEDYKKFQLDAETLSESLERLNSSMDPKSVAKKSNPQVLMALEGDEPAIKRNEQRLAALKELSSDVVPLKLRRVPPTKPTSAVSLCDWADEENTVRRGEALTLKSNSDNMNWELQTSGGKTRTLPGACFMVPPPDAEALEKVNSLERALTDLKTRRSALMASLKNPTVEVVRPQKAAAVQSAPEDPRAAELTSELDKINKALERSEKEILSRLRAPLDNRNPTQDLTNRLQEHEKSAQTVRKLESEKSAVQREMEPILAKKPLGPSASTLPLKLSTANNKIDDLNALIDLYNKKATASMFLEKQKQTVEGIVSGFEEKLAKDGVILDQPKVLPSRNQQLQVLRQDVTSKKDELTKLGRDLDLTRQSCRSLQQSFNEYCPDIRRQENEVKQLKNRYTTVNNQLQERACLIQEGTSKNQDFQNAVQSLDFFLVNLPNNTIKPTDDVAQMKAKQNSQKRVVEDIKRKSGDLDRVKYLSRDLQSVLNEYDSKSSTYRSTLNDDDNDDDTGNDDEPVLKIRKTSTMAQAVQRKEKDLLNLFSQVSAENDLLLRQLETARNIKARNEEQVSQVVVNQQLQQQSQKKDLEESGSLKKELNEEVDRRLHAEKDLETYRKRYVSLKSRRGVERLEEKEVVQYYRDPKMEADIVSLKSQIQDEALKRSRTHSEIEIINEKIITVETQLTKIEPKLVTKLLYEYERDPQLDKEAVKMRDEMQRIRLELQTRDTESVHVKTELTVLSQQKPKIRETVVKKEVVRLEKDPEMLKAVLTFQNDITQEESQFKLLNDRIFSTRSQINTLERVIPTIQPKIVTKVVKQVQQDPEVLEESKKLRIALEEEKDENVILMKDLTTLQLRYGEVDKLKSKVEVKEIVNEIYRVDPDTEVELVRLRKELQDTSRNSADLEKEIKTIITTLTTLRTQKPKVEYKEVTQEIIKEEKSPEVTRELQRLNNQVSRLLVNYDTTLELLTHLRKERDELKAEKSKVETKLVTKELIKYENDPLLEKEADRLRRNVREEIQQRRSVEEVLYDLQNQYILLERQKPEEKIVMQEVVRLQRDPTQVLEHEKLNKSLDDEMKTRRKIEMEVRQLRALIQDKENTLAQADDRQRKIQVESELRQITSRIIELENTPPPIEEKIVIEEILKVERDPKLEKLTDGIRVDLETEGTNISRLQREIRNLQLRLEILQKEKSIEKVVYREVVRVEKDPAVEAEREHLRELLTQERNLRRDQEEKVQNIHIRMTHMQTTKSVSSQEGTTLVANRDALQREKEDILRQLKMLESQRQEISITFQQKSKQMSEMTQIVRQRSLKTSSQIQRLEREILNEKDKIHERNTLIMELQNNVKKEDHSETHTRETNLSTKITILDPETGKDMSPYDAYVQGLIDRNHYIKLSELECDWEEITSTGPDGDTTILQDRKSGKQFSVKDALKNGRLTQYDVTRYKEGKMSISEFALMVVGETKKPFVPPITVPRSPTKPIPSSPLNSMPPSMRSSYPSLNTHYSGNLDNYSAGSLTNLNAGSLTNLSAGSLTNHSAGSLTNHSAGSLTNRSAGSLNNLSASVGDEHFPISGILDTTTESRMSVRSALTRKLIDANTALKLLEAQAASGGIVDLSKKDKLSVHKAAERGLIDSNDMYKLLNAQKAFTGVEDPVTKDRLAVGQAAMKGYIPQENARRYMEAQYLTGGFVNPAKAGRLTIKEALASNIIDSTTADQLKDEASHTKELVDPITKEKISYKQAMDRCKRDISTGLLLLPAASTDAANAPSYSNYRFSASRV; translated from the exons AACCAGCTAAAGGCAGCCGCATATGGCCCCAGCCTGTCTGACGTAGAGAAGCAGATTGCAGCACATAACATTCTGCACCAGCAGATCGAGGCCTACAAAGCCCAGCTGGAGCCCAGCACCACCGCCTCACAG GAGCAGTACGCCGCCATCAAAGAGAAATATGCCAAACTttat GAAGCCTCCCAACAGAGACGCAACCACCTGGCCTCTCTGTACGAGTACTTGCACAGCTGCAATAAGGAGCTGGTGTACCTGTCAGGCCAGCAGGAGAGGATCCTCCAGAGAGACTGGAGTGATCGCATGGTCGACCCTTCAGGCGTCAGCATGGAGTATGAG AAATTCAAAAACAGCGGACTGATAGCACATGAGAGTGAGGTCAACAAGCTGCAGCTGGAAGGCACTCGTCTTGTTGAAATGAAACAACCTGGCAGCTCAACAGTGAAG GCACACAGAGATGCTGTGCAGTCTGAGTGGCAAGCGTTCCTCAACTTGTGTCTGGCACAGGAAAAACACCTGAACAACATTGAAGACTACAAGAAG TTCCAGCTGGATGCAGAGACGTTGTCCGAGTCCCTGGAGAGGCTCAATTCCTCTATGGACCCAAAGTCTGTGGCCAAGAAGAGCAACCCTCAGGTCCTGATGGCGCTGGAG GGAGATGAACCAGCAATAAAGAGGAATGAGCAGCGCCTGGCCGCCCTCAAGGAGCTCAGCAGCGATGTGGTGCCTCTGAAGTTACGGCGGGTCCCGCCCACCAAACCCACCTCtgcagtgtctctgtgtgactgGGCCGATGAAGAG AACACAGTCAGGCGTGGCGAGGCACTAACGCTAAAGTCCAACTCTGATAATATGAACTGGGAGCTTCAGACGAGCGGTGGGAAGACCAGAACCCTCCCTGGGGCATGTTTCATGGTCCCTCCACCTGATGCTGAGGCGCTGGAGAAAGTAAACAG tctgGAGAGAGCGCTGACGGACTTGAAGACGCGTAGATCTGCACTAATGGCCTCCCTGAAGAACCCCACTGTGGAGGTTGTCCGCCCTCAGAAGGCAG CCGCTGTTCAAAGCGCTCCAGAGGATCCCAGAGCTGCGGAGCTCACCAGCGAATTAGACAAGATCAACAAAGCCCTGGAGCGGAGCGAAAAAGAAATCCTGAGTCGACTCAGAGCGCCGCTAGACAACCGCAACCCCACACAGGACCTGACAAACAGGCTGCAAGAGCACGAG AAATCTGCTCAGACTGTGAGAAAGCTGGAGTCAGAGAAGTCAGCAGtccagagagagatggagcctATTCTGGCCAAGAAACCCCTGGGACCCAGCGCCTCTACGCTGCCCCTCAAACTCAGCACTGCCAACAACAAGATTGATGACCTCAACGCCCTCATCGATCTTTATAATAAAAA AGCTACAGCTTCCATGTTCCTGgagaagcagaaacagactGTGGAAGGCATCGTCTCTGGGTTTGAGGAGAAACTCGCTAAAGATGGCGTCATTCTTGATCAACCCAAAGTCCTCCCGAGTCGCAACCAGCAGCTGCAG GTTTTGCGTCAGGATGTCACCTCAAAGAAGGATGAGTTGACTAAATTAGGCAGAGACTTGGACCTGACAAGGCAGTCATGCCGCTCCTTGCAGCAGAGCTTCAATGAATACTGTCCTGACATCCGCCGCCAGGAGAACGAGGTGAAACAGCTGAAGAACCGTTACACGACTGTCAATAATCAGCTTCAGGAAAG GGCTTGTCTCATACAAGAAGGAACCAGTAAAAACCAAGATTTCCAGAATGCTGTTCAGTCCCTGGATTTCTTCTTGGTCAATTTGCCCAATAATACAATCAAACCTACTGATGATGTGGCGCAGATGAAAGCCAAGCAGAATTCTCAGAAG agAGTAGTGGAGGACATCAAGAGGAAATCGGGTGATTTAGATCGAGTCAAGTATCTTTCCCGTGATCTGCAGAGCGTCTTGAAT GAGTATGACAGTAAGTCAAGCACTTACCGTAGCACTCTGAATGATGACGATAACGATGATGACACCGGCAACGATGATGAACCAGTCCTAAAGATACGTAAAACTTCTACTATGGCTCAGGCCGTACAGAGAAAG GAGAAAGATCTACTGAACCTTTTCTCTCAGGTGTCTGCGGAAAATGACCTGCTACTCAGACAGTTGGAGACGGCGAGGAACATCAAGGCCAGG AATGAAGAGCAAGTTAGTCAGGTGGTGGTCAACCAGCAGCTGCAGCAACAGAGCCAGAAGAAGGACCTGGAGGAGAGTGGTAGTCTGAAAAAGGAATTAAATGAGGAGGTTGACAGGCGCTTACATGCTGAAAAAGACCTGGAAACATACCGTAAGAGGTATGTGTCTTTGAAGAGTAGGAGAGGAGTAGAGAGgttggaggagaaggaggtggtGCAATACTACCGTGACCCAAAAATGGAGGCGGATATAGTGTCCCTGAAAAGTCAGATACAGGATGAAGCATTGAAGAGGTCAAGAACCCATTCAGAGATAGAAATTATAAATGAGAAGATTATCACAGTAGAAACACAGCTGACCAAAATCGAACCAAAACTGGTGACCAAGCTACTGTATGAATACGAGAGAGACCCGCAGCTTGACAAAGAAGCCGTCAAGATGAGAGATGAGATGCAGAGGATACGACTGGAGCTCCAAACAAGAGATACTGAGTCAGTTCATGTGAAAACTGAGCTCACGGTTCTGTCTCAGCAGAAACCCAAAATCAGGGAGACGGTTGTTAAGAAAGAGGTGGTGAGGCTTGAAAAGGATCCAGAGATGCTGAAAGCTGTTCTCACGTTCCAGAATGATATCACCCAGGAGGAATCGCAATTCAAGTTGCTCAACGATCGAATTTTTAGCACAAGGAGCCAGATAAACACGCTGGAGAGGGTCATTCCCACCATCCAACCCAAGATAGTCACCAAGGTGGTGAAGCAAGTACAGCAAGATCCAGAAGTGCTGGAAGAGTCAAAGAAACTACGAATTGCcttggaggaggagaaagatgaGAATGTTATCTTGATGAAGGACCTGACCACCTTACAGCTACGTTATGGTGAGGTGGACAAGCTCAAGTCTAAAGTCGAAGTCAAGGAGATTGTCAATGAGATCTACAGAGTTGATCCTGACACAGAAGTCGAGCTGGTACGTCTGAGGAAAGAGCTGCAGGACACCAGCCGTAACAGTGCAGACCTGGAGAAAGAAATCAAGACAATTATAACAACTCTGACTACTCTGCGCACTCAGAAACCCAAAGTGGAGTACAAGGAGGTGACCCAAGAGATCATCAAAGAAGAGAAAAGCCCCGAGGTCACCAGAGAATTGCAAAGGCTGAACAACCAAGTCTCCCGTCTGCTAGTCAACTATGACACCACCCTGGAGCTGCTCACCCACCTACGTAAAGAAAGAGACGAGCTGAAAGCTGAAAAATCCAAAGTGGAGACCAAGCTAGTTACTAAAGAGCTCATCAAATATGAGAACGATCCTCTTCTTGAGAAAGAGGCGGACAGACTTCGAAGGAATGTAAGAGAAGAGATTCAACAACGCCGCAGTGTGGAGGAGGTTCTCTACGACCTGCAGAACCAATACATTCTCCTGGAAAGGCAGAAGCCGGAGGAAAAGATTGTCATGCAGGAAGTGGTGCGTCTTCAGAGGGACCCCACGCAGGTTCTGGAGCATGAGAAGTTGAACAAGAGCCTGGACGATGAAATGAAAACCCGCAGAAAGATTGAAATGGAGGTCCGACAGCTCAGAGCCCTGATTCAAGACAAAGAGAATACCCTGGCTCAGGCGGACGATCGTCAGAGGAAGATTCAAGTAGAGTCAGAGCTCAGGCAGATCACATCACGCATTATTGAACTGGAAAACACTCCACCACCTATTGAGGAGAAGATTGTCATCGAGGAGATCCTGAAAGTGGAGAGGGACCCTAAGCTGGAAAAACTTACTGATGGTATACGTGTCGACTTGGAGACTGAGGGCACCAATATTAGCCGTCTACAGAGAGAAATCCGCAACCTGCAGCTCAGGTTGGAGATTCTGCAAAAGGAGAAGTCAATTGAGAAGGTGGTTTACAGAGAAGTTGTTCGTGTCGAAAAAGACCCGGCAGTGGAGGCTGAAAGGGAGCATCTAAGAGAGCTCTTAACGCAGGAGAGAAATCTCCGACGTGACCAGGAGGAAAAGGTTCAGAACATCCACATCAGAATGACTCACATGCAGACAACGAAGTCTGTGTCTTCTCAGGAGGGGACCACTCTCGTCGCCAACAGAGATGctctgcagagagagaaggaggataTTCTCCGACAGCTCAAAATGCTAGAGTCTCAAAGACAGGAAATCAGCATAACCTTCCAGCAAAAGTCCAAGCAGATGAGTGAGATGACCCAGATTGTACGACAGAGGAGTCTTAAGACATCCTCTCAAATACAACGGCTGGAGAGAGAAATCCTCAAcgaaaaagacaaaatacacGAGAGGAATACACTCATCATGGAGCTGCAGAACAACGTCAAGAAAGAGGACCATTCTGAAACTCACACCAGGGAGACAAATCTTTCCACCAAGATCACCATCCTGGACCCAGAAACCGGTAAAGACATGTCTCCCTATGATGCCTACGTGCAGGGGCTAATTGATCGCAACCACTACATTAAACTATCGGAGTTGGAATGCGACTGGGAGGAAATCACTTCAACCGGTCCAGACGGGGACACAACAATCCTGCAGGATCGCAAAAGTGGCAAACAGTTCTCTGTCAAGGATGCTCTGAAGAATGGTCGCTTGACCCAGTATGACGTGACACGCTACAAGGAAGGGAAAATGTCCATTTCTGAGTTTGCCCTCATGGTTGTAGGGGAAACCAAAAAGCCCTTTGTTCCTCCAATAACAGTCCCAAGATCACCGACCAAACCCATCCCAAGCTCTCCCTTGAACTCCATGCCGCCCTCCATGAGGTCCTCATACCCCAGCCTCAACACTCACTACAGTGGCAACTTGGACAACTACAGTGCTGGCAGTTTGACCAACCTCAATGCTGGCAGTTTGACCAACCTCAGTGCTGGCAGTTTGACCAACCACAGTGCTGGCAGTTTGACCAACCACAGTGCTGGCAGTTTGACCAACCGCAGTGCTGGCAGTTTGAACAACCTCAGTGCTTCAGTAGGGGATGAGCATTTCCCCATCTCTGGTATTTTAGACACCACCACTGAGAGTCGCATGTCTGTACGAAGTGCCCTGACCCGCAAACTAATTGACGCCAACACAGCTCTGAAGCTGCTGGAGGCACAAGCAGCATCTGGGGGAATCGTCGATCTCAGCAAAAAGGACAAACTCTCTGTCCACAAGGCAGCTGAACGCGGCCTCATTGACTCAAATGACATGTACAAGCTTCTGAATGCCCAGAAGGCCTTTACTGGTGTTGAGGACCCCGTGACCAAAGACCGTCTCGCAGTGGGACAGGCTGCGATGAAAGGGTATATTCCCCAAGAAAATGCCAGGAGGTACATGGAGGCGCAGTACCTGACCGGTGGGTTTGTGAATCCCGCTAAAGCAGGCCGCCTCACTATCAAAGAAGCTCTCGCCAGTAATATTATTGACAGCACAACAGCTGATCAGCTGAAAGACGAGGCCTCCCACACAAAAGAGCTAGTAGACCCCATCACTAAAGAGAAGATATCGTACAAGCAGGCGATGGATCGGTGTAAGAGAGACATCAGCACGGGgctcctgctgcttcctgcagCCTCCACTGATGCTGCAAATGCCCCATCGTACTCAAACTATCGTTTCAGCGCCTCTAGAGTCTAG